The following coding sequences lie in one Mucilaginibacter sp. KACC 22773 genomic window:
- a CDS encoding WD40/YVTN/BNR-like repeat-containing protein, whose translation MKRFYQLIITVLLFTPFISAAQTITILQQDKPTSIRGLSVVDDKTAWISGSKGHIAITTDGGITWAWQQVAGYEKADFRDIEAFNDKEAVIMSSGTPALVLKTTDGGKTWQEKCRKTDSIYFFDAMDFADAKHGYILGDPIKNKFLLMETNDGGETWAEMQNTPDALPGEAAFAASGTCLRVNKDLGVVIASGGMAARFLQLCNCNKPQWQTKRLPLAQNAGSKGSFSISDDLLVAVGGNYSKDKATDSVICKYDKKSNLYKVLPAGDTGFQSCVERIQGRTYLSTGTSGTSLSAAYGESWKKIDSTSFNVCRRAKHGKLVLLAGDKGKIAIFKM comes from the coding sequence ATGAAACGTTTTTACCAGCTAATAATTACAGTTTTACTGTTTACGCCATTTATTTCGGCAGCGCAAACCATCACCATTTTACAGCAGGATAAGCCAACCAGCATTCGTGGTTTATCGGTTGTTGATGATAAAACCGCGTGGATAAGCGGCAGCAAAGGACACATAGCTATTACTACCGATGGCGGCATAACCTGGGCCTGGCAGCAGGTTGCCGGCTATGAAAAAGCCGATTTTAGGGATATTGAAGCATTTAATGATAAAGAGGCTGTGATTATGAGCTCGGGTACTCCCGCCTTGGTTTTAAAAACTACTGATGGCGGTAAAACCTGGCAGGAAAAATGCCGCAAAACCGATAGTATATACTTTTTTGATGCTATGGACTTTGCCGACGCCAAACACGGCTATATTTTAGGCGACCCTATAAAAAATAAATTCCTGCTGATGGAAACCAACGATGGCGGCGAAACCTGGGCCGAGATGCAAAACACGCCCGATGCCTTACCCGGCGAGGCCGCCTTTGCAGCAAGCGGTACCTGCTTAAGGGTTAATAAAGATTTGGGTGTGGTTATAGCAAGCGGCGGCATGGCAGCCCGTTTTTTACAATTATGTAATTGCAATAAACCGCAATGGCAAACAAAAAGGTTACCCCTTGCACAAAATGCAGGCAGTAAAGGCTCTTTTTCAATATCTGATGATTTGCTGGTGGCTGTAGGTGGTAACTATTCAAAAGATAAAGCAACGGATTCTGTAATTTGTAAGTACGACAAAAAAAGCAACTTATATAAGGTTTTGCCTGCAGGCGATACCGGGTTTCAGTCATGTGTGGAGCGCATACAAGGGCGGACATATTTATCAACAGGGACATCTGGCACCAGCTTATCGGCAGCCTACGGCGAGTCCTGGAAAAAAATTGATAGCACCAGCTTTAATGTTTGCCGCAGGGCTAAACACGGAAAGCTGGTTTTATTGGCTGGCGACAAGGGTAAAATAGCGATATTTAAAATGTAG